In the genome of Fulvivirga maritima, one region contains:
- a CDS encoding acyl-CoA desaturase, protein MSEVVLEKRNKPVLKQEIAFALVHLMPLAAIWTGVTLFDWIVCAFLYFFRMFWVTGGYHRYFSHKSYKTSRWFQFVIAFMAQTSVQKGALWWAAHHRHHHRYSDTPADPHSMKLYGFWYSHIGWIIGPDFKETDYKTIGDYAKYPELVWLNKYHVVPPIVLALVVTMLGAWVNGGSPLLMFTHHGLSTLFIGFFLSTVILYHGTFTINSIMHKFGKQRYESGDESKNSLWLALLTLGEGWHNNHHYYQVAARNGFFWWEIDITFYGLKMLSWLGLIWDLRGVPKHILHSKNKEHAKELLVQDKGSAEKQHLQQSA, encoded by the coding sequence CTTTTGCTCTTGTACACTTAATGCCCTTGGCGGCAATTTGGACTGGCGTAACCTTATTTGATTGGATAGTTTGTGCCTTTTTGTATTTTTTCAGAATGTTTTGGGTAACTGGAGGGTATCATAGATACTTTTCCCATAAATCTTATAAAACCTCCAGGTGGTTTCAGTTTGTAATTGCTTTTATGGCGCAAACTTCAGTGCAAAAAGGAGCTCTTTGGTGGGCTGCCCATCACAGGCATCACCATCGTTATAGTGATACACCTGCTGACCCGCACTCAATGAAGTTATATGGTTTTTGGTATTCTCACATTGGTTGGATTATAGGGCCTGACTTTAAGGAAACGGATTACAAAACTATTGGTGACTATGCCAAATACCCTGAATTAGTGTGGTTGAATAAATATCATGTGGTGCCTCCTATTGTACTTGCATTAGTAGTTACGATGCTGGGCGCTTGGGTAAATGGTGGTAGCCCGTTGTTAATGTTTACTCACCATGGCCTTTCTACTTTATTCATTGGCTTCTTTCTTAGTACCGTTATTCTTTATCATGGTACTTTTACCATTAACTCTATCATGCACAAATTTGGTAAGCAAAGATATGAGTCAGGTGATGAGTCTAAAAACAGCCTTTGGTTAGCACTGCTTACATTAGGTGAAGGATGGCATAATAATCACCACTACTATCAGGTAGCTGCCAGAAACGGCTTCTTCTGGTGGGAAATAGACATCACTTTTTATGGATTGAAAATGCTTAGCTGGTTAGGTTTAATTTGGGATTTGAGAGGTGTGCCTAAGCATATTCTACATTCCAAAAACAAAGAGCATGCTAAAGAGCTTTTGGTTCAGGACAAAGGATCTGCAGAAAAGCAACATTTGCAGCAATCAGCCTAG
- a CDS encoding IS1595 family transposase: MDIFSFTTHFSDEQSCREHFKGERDKLGVICHRCGHDQHYWIKSRWSYECKACRSRTSLRSGTIMQDSNLSFLVWYKTMFLMSVTKKGFSSKEIQKQLGLKRYEPVWAMVHKLRKAMGNRDSRYTLEGMIEMDEGYFTVESTEIEKNKGKRGRGAAGKQNVAVMAESTPLEDLETGKKERQCRYFKAKVLKGHSSQEVDHVLQSSIDEQSIVFSDQSTSYVNIADYIELHITEKSNKQTTNETLKWVHITISNAKRTFLGNYHKIKGKYLQLYLDEFVYKLNRRYFGDKLFDRLVIANITAYD; encoded by the coding sequence ATGGATATATTCAGTTTCACTACCCACTTCAGTGATGAACAATCATGCAGAGAGCATTTTAAAGGAGAACGAGACAAGTTAGGAGTTATATGTCACCGTTGCGGTCATGATCAGCATTATTGGATAAAAAGCCGATGGAGCTATGAGTGTAAAGCTTGCCGAAGTAGAACTTCTTTACGTAGCGGCACGATCATGCAAGACTCTAACCTTTCTTTTCTGGTTTGGTACAAAACAATGTTTTTAATGAGTGTTACCAAAAAAGGTTTTTCCAGCAAGGAGATTCAGAAGCAATTGGGATTGAAACGATATGAGCCCGTATGGGCAATGGTTCATAAACTGAGAAAAGCCATGGGAAATCGAGATTCCAGATACACTTTAGAGGGAATGATTGAGATGGATGAGGGCTATTTTACAGTGGAATCAACTGAGATCGAGAAGAATAAAGGGAAAAGAGGTAGAGGAGCGGCAGGAAAACAAAATGTAGCAGTAATGGCTGAATCTACTCCTTTAGAAGACTTGGAAACAGGAAAAAAAGAACGCCAATGTCGTTATTTCAAAGCTAAAGTACTTAAAGGCCACAGTTCACAGGAAGTAGATCATGTATTACAATCATCCATTGATGAACAAAGTATTGTTTTTTCAGACCAAAGCACTTCCTATGTTAACATTGCTGATTATATAGAGCTTCACATTACTGAGAAATCTAATAAGCAAACCACTAACGAGACACTTAAATGGGTGCATATCACCATTAGCAATGCCAAAAGAACATTTCTAGGGAACTACCATAAGATTAAAGGAAAGTACCTTCAATTGTATCTCGATGAGTTTGTTTACAAACTCAATAGACGATACTTTGGTGATAAGCTCTTTGATAGGCTCGTTATAGCTAACATTACAGCATATGACTAA
- a CDS encoding phage holin family protein yields MSFLSRIARKPIDIVEHKVDKLKSQVKEEIGEAISKIALVVVMMVMLCFAVLFASIGLALYLNRVTESELMGYLIVSLIYVGIFIILFLARNKNIIFQKMKEFTQYLFGGQNFH; encoded by the coding sequence ATGTCATTTCTCAGCCGCATAGCACGTAAGCCTATCGATATTGTAGAGCATAAAGTAGACAAGCTAAAAAGCCAGGTGAAAGAAGAGATAGGCGAAGCCATTTCCAAAATTGCCCTTGTGGTGGTTATGATGGTCATGCTATGCTTTGCTGTGCTCTTTGCCAGCATAGGCCTGGCTCTTTATCTGAACCGTGTTACAGAGTCAGAGCTAATGGGCTACCTTATAGTGTCTCTTATTTATGTAGGGATTTTTATAATATTATTTTTAGCAAGGAACAAGAACATTATCTTCCAGAAAATGAAGGAGTTCACTCAATATTTATTTGGTGGACAGAACTTCCACTAA
- a CDS encoding YtxH domain-containing protein, which yields MDNGNLKFLAGLAAGMGIGTVLGVLLAPEKGSETYKKIEGTVKDVANDLVNFGAEKAKLLKQEAEKVTK from the coding sequence ATGGACAACGGAAATTTAAAATTTTTGGCTGGACTAGCAGCCGGTATGGGAATAGGAACTGTATTAGGTGTATTACTAGCTCCAGAAAAAGGCTCTGAAACCTACAAAAAAATTGAAGGCACCGTAAAAGACGTTGCTAACGACTTAGTGAACTTCGGAGCTGAAAAAGCAAAACTTCTCAAACAAGAAGCCGAAAAGGTTACAAAATAA
- a CDS encoding YkvA family protein, whose product MATTKTTTNSKAGAKTKARSSKAKPASTEQDSQTDNSKLTAVLESKVFALAMSIAEKISYSKSKIFRLLQHAFEKLKEESNRNNIQREFKHKTAVLIRMIKAYYNGLYTKIPTSALLRVVGGLVYFVWVLDFIPDFIPILGLADDIAVIVWVYNGLKEEIEEFENWESVSSINIDDNQ is encoded by the coding sequence ATGGCTACAACTAAAACAACAACCAACAGCAAAGCCGGAGCTAAAACAAAAGCTAGAAGCTCTAAAGCGAAACCGGCGAGTACAGAACAAGATTCCCAAACTGATAATTCAAAATTAACAGCAGTTTTAGAATCCAAGGTTTTTGCATTAGCTATGAGTATTGCAGAAAAGATATCTTATAGTAAAAGTAAAATATTCCGTCTTCTTCAGCATGCTTTTGAAAAACTTAAAGAAGAGAGTAACAGAAATAATATTCAGCGTGAGTTTAAGCACAAAACAGCTGTACTCATACGTATGATTAAAGCCTATTACAATGGTTTATATACCAAAATACCCACTAGTGCTCTGCTAAGAGTGGTAGGAGGCTTGGTGTACTTTGTGTGGGTGCTGGATTTTATTCCTGATTTTATACCCATTCTGGGCCTGGCCGATGACATAGCAGTAATAGTATGGGTATATAATGGTTTGAAGGAAGAGATTGAAGAATTCGAAAACTGGGAATCAGTAAGTTCAATTAATATAGACGACAACCAATAA
- a CDS encoding exonuclease domain-containing protein, whose product MYAIVDIETTGGFAGSGRITEVAIVIHDGEQVIDTYETLINPEQFIPSYISGLTGIDQSMVDSAPLFKEVAEEMSEMLADKIFVAHNVHFDYSFLKREFENVGITFSPKRLCTVRLSRNVFPGLRSYGLGNLCEQLDIDIQNRHRAGGDAHATAILFERIIKGSPEIVEAALKRNSKETTLPPNLPKQEYSSLPELPGVYYFHDQHGNVIYVGKAINIKKRITGHFSGTSKHKRNQFIRNEIHHISFELTGNELVALLLESQEIKRLWPKYNQSQKVKSNPWAIYKYEDRDGYLRMNVSKRVKGLMPLITFHAHTDAWHFMIDKVKEFDLCPKLSGIQKSEGACYDLELGKCHGACDGKESADDYNKRVNEAILSFQQGADKSFAILGEGRTEDEQAVVLVEKGVYHGFGFCEKGMQMVSLDDIKNVVTNYKTTAEIDHYIQNYTSSVEAQIIELDV is encoded by the coding sequence TTGTACGCAATAGTAGATATAGAAACAACGGGGGGCTTTGCCGGTAGTGGTAGAATTACCGAAGTGGCCATAGTAATTCATGACGGGGAACAGGTGATAGATACTTATGAAACGCTCATAAATCCTGAGCAATTTATACCATCTTATATTTCTGGCCTCACTGGCATTGATCAGTCTATGGTAGATTCTGCTCCGCTTTTTAAAGAAGTGGCTGAGGAAATGAGTGAAATGCTAGCGGATAAAATTTTTGTGGCACATAATGTTCACTTTGATTATTCATTTCTCAAAAGAGAGTTTGAGAATGTAGGCATTACTTTTAGTCCTAAGAGGTTATGTACGGTAAGGCTAAGTAGAAATGTGTTTCCTGGTTTAAGATCATATGGTCTGGGTAATTTGTGTGAGCAGCTGGATATTGATATTCAGAATAGGCACCGTGCCGGGGGAGATGCCCACGCTACGGCTATTTTATTTGAACGAATTATTAAAGGCTCACCTGAAATAGTAGAGGCGGCGCTAAAGAGAAATTCCAAGGAAACTACATTGCCTCCAAACCTTCCAAAACAAGAATATAGCAGCTTGCCGGAACTACCCGGGGTATATTACTTTCATGATCAGCATGGCAATGTGATATATGTAGGCAAGGCCATTAATATTAAAAAACGAATTACTGGCCATTTTTCAGGAACCAGCAAGCATAAACGAAATCAATTTATTAGGAATGAGATTCATCATATCAGCTTTGAACTGACAGGAAATGAGCTGGTGGCGTTGTTATTAGAATCTCAGGAGATCAAGCGGCTTTGGCCCAAGTATAATCAATCGCAGAAGGTGAAGAGCAATCCTTGGGCTATTTATAAATATGAGGATAGAGATGGCTATCTACGTATGAATGTGAGTAAAAGAGTGAAAGGGCTTATGCCTCTTATAACTTTTCATGCTCATACTGATGCCTGGCATTTTATGATTGATAAAGTAAAAGAGTTTGATCTTTGTCCAAAATTATCAGGGATACAAAAAAGTGAAGGAGCTTGTTATGACCTTGAGTTAGGTAAGTGTCATGGTGCTTGTGATGGTAAAGAGTCTGCTGATGATTATAATAAGAGAGTAAATGAAGCTATTCTATCTTTTCAGCAAGGCGCAGATAAATCATTTGCCATATTAGGAGAGGGCAGAACGGAAGATGAGCAGGCAGTAGTACTAGTTGAAAAGGGTGTTTATCATGGCTTTGGTTTCTGCGAGAAGGGAATGCAGATGGTAAGTTTGGATGACATTAAAAATGTAGTTACTAATTATAAAACTACGGCAGAAATAGACCATTACATACAGAATTATACCAGCAGTGTGGAGGCACAGATTATTGAGCTTGATGTTTAA
- a CDS encoding metallophosphoesterase, with amino-acid sequence MRRFVIGDIHGAYKALIQCLQKAHFSYEEDHLICLGDVCDGWPETNLALEELLKIKNLTLVKGNHDFWAEEWARTNEPDSLWLNQGGAATVNSYPDGMPKAHYNLLKKAFLYYLEDNKLFVHAGIEPGIPLEAQGSNIFLWDRSLFKIAFDAYQNNNEQQLSAFEEIYIGHTPIHNYDLFHPIKACEVWCMDTGAGWNGVLSLMDIDSKETFISDRVDTMYPKGSGRIKHQAQ; translated from the coding sequence ATGAGACGATTTGTTATAGGTGATATTCATGGAGCTTACAAAGCTTTAATTCAATGCCTCCAAAAGGCACATTTTTCTTATGAAGAAGATCACCTAATATGCCTGGGTGATGTGTGTGACGGCTGGCCAGAAACTAACCTGGCACTGGAAGAGCTTTTAAAAATCAAAAATCTTACCCTTGTAAAAGGGAATCATGATTTCTGGGCCGAAGAGTGGGCAAGAACTAATGAGCCAGACAGCCTCTGGCTTAATCAAGGGGGAGCCGCCACTGTTAACAGCTACCCTGATGGCATGCCTAAAGCCCATTATAATTTATTAAAAAAGGCCTTTTTATATTATTTAGAAGATAACAAACTGTTTGTACACGCTGGCATTGAACCTGGCATACCGCTGGAAGCTCAAGGCTCTAACATCTTTCTGTGGGATAGATCATTATTTAAAATAGCTTTTGATGCCTATCAAAATAATAATGAACAACAGCTATCTGCTTTCGAAGAAATATACATAGGCCATACTCCTATTCATAACTATGATCTTTTTCACCCCATAAAAGCTTGCGAAGTATGGTGTATGGATACAGGAGCTGGTTGGAACGGCGTACTGTCACTTATGGATATAGACAGTAAAGAAACGTTTATTAGCGACCGGGTAGACACCATGTACCCAAAAGGTAGTGGCCGTATTAAACATCAAGCTCAATAA
- a CDS encoding AAA family ATPase, with protein sequence MDESISTVDKKREYQDKIKQVFSEVGKVVVGQEAMINRLLIGLFTQSHILLEGVPGIAKTLTVSTLSKVLHLDFQRIQFTPDLLPADLIGTMIYNQKLAKFEVKQGPIFANMILADEINRSPAKVQSALLEAMQEKQVTIGETTFQLDRPFLVLATQNPVDQEGTYPLPEAQVDRFMMKVYVDYPTKEQELEVMRRISNMTFDYTVNTVLSKEDVFAIRNEINNVTISESLEKYIVEIVYATRDPKSYGLNKEAEYIQFGVSPRATINLNLASKAIAYFEGRDYVLPEDIKEVAPDVLNHRIILNYEAEADNIKTHQIIDSILNKIPINN encoded by the coding sequence ATGGACGAATCAATATCTACAGTAGATAAGAAAAGAGAGTATCAGGACAAAATTAAGCAGGTATTTTCAGAAGTAGGAAAAGTGGTGGTAGGCCAGGAGGCTATGATAAACAGGCTGCTTATAGGGCTGTTTACCCAAAGCCATATTTTGCTGGAAGGGGTACCCGGAATAGCCAAAACTTTAACTGTAAGTACTTTATCTAAAGTATTACATCTCGATTTTCAAAGGATTCAATTTACACCAGATTTATTGCCGGCAGACCTTATTGGTACTATGATTTATAATCAGAAGCTTGCCAAGTTTGAGGTGAAGCAAGGGCCGATATTTGCCAATATGATTCTGGCTGATGAGATTAACCGTTCTCCTGCTAAAGTGCAGTCGGCATTATTAGAAGCTATGCAGGAAAAGCAAGTGACCATTGGTGAAACTACTTTCCAACTCGACAGGCCATTTTTGGTACTTGCAACCCAAAACCCGGTAGATCAGGAGGGAACTTACCCATTACCAGAGGCTCAGGTAGACCGCTTTATGATGAAGGTATATGTAGATTATCCTACAAAAGAGCAGGAGCTGGAGGTGATGCGTAGAATCTCAAATATGACTTTTGATTACACCGTGAATACAGTGCTTTCTAAAGAAGATGTATTTGCGATCAGAAATGAGATTAATAACGTTACTATTTCTGAGTCTCTAGAAAAATATATAGTAGAAATAGTATATGCTACCAGAGATCCTAAATCTTATGGCTTAAACAAAGAGGCCGAATACATTCAATTTGGTGTTTCTCCTAGAGCAACTATTAACCTGAATTTGGCATCTAAAGCAATCGCTTACTTTGAAGGAAGAGATTATGTGCTACCAGAAGATATTAAGGAAGTAGCTCCTGATGTGCTAAATCACAGAATAATACTAAACTATGAGGCTGAAGCCGATAATATAAAGACACATCAGATCATTGATTCTATTCTCAATAAAATACCAATTAACAATTAG